The Pseudophryne corroboree isolate aPseCor3 chromosome 10, aPseCor3.hap2, whole genome shotgun sequence DNA segment GGACCGGACGGTTACCAGGGGGGTTACCGGAGGGGGTGTACATTATTAACTGTGCTGCAGTGTCATGCTACATGGTGGCAGGTGGCCATGTGATTAATTTGCATTCCTTTACTAGGCACCATTGTTGGGCTTACTAAACCTCGGGGCACCTCAGGCTCTTGGGGCCTGGCACGTGTGTACAGTTTGCAGGCACCGGGAAACCAGCTGATCAGGACCCACAGGGTGCCTACATCACACTTAGGCAagctgctgctgggctgcccccagcctccgtgtCTCCAGTGAATGTGGCCCCATAGCAGCTCCATCCACTGTACCCTCTATAGTTACACTGGCTAATGCTTCATATCTACCCGATAGTTCTGCTGTCTTGCAATCTGTACTGCCATTTTTATTACCTGACTTACCTTCATTCCCATGCACCTTCCTCCACATTGATTTATTGATTCCTCCCAATGCTTCAGAAAAAAAGACTGATCTTAATCAAGCGAGACTCTTAGCTCTGCTCCAAGCCCAGACACAGAGCGAATCCATCATGCcctataacaaagaaaaacaatggggggtaattctgagttgatcgcagcaggaaattttttagcagttgggcaaaaccatgttcactgcagggaaggcaaatataacatgtgcagggagagttagatttgggtaggttattttgtttctgtgcagggtaaatactgtctgctttatttttacactgcaatttagattgccgaTTGAACACACACcatccaaatcttactctctctgcacatgttaaatctgcctcccctgcagtgcacatggttttgcccaactgctaacaaaattcctgctgcgatcaacttggaattacccactatGTTCTACGGAATAAATACAAATGACATTCCAGTGTATAATCAGCAGAGCAATCATAGAACTCAAATCAGAAACCGTGGTATGGTCCTGTTCTGTCTCCTATGCGACTGATATGGGTAGGTAGAAGACAAACTAGAGGACATGGACTATTGGGCTATTCCTAAGTCAATGTTACTTGAATCTCATCTTTCATGGTGGTGCATTGTCAAGGTTCAGCCAAACTTTTTTTCTCAATTTGATGCACCAcactatttatttatatgtagaggTGTATGCCAAACCCCGTGTCTTGGtttatggttttggatctgtattaattttgtgttttggttctacttTGGCAAAACAACTGTCAAATGTTTTagctttggttttgaatctgtattaaaaaaaaaaaaaatctaaaaacttCTAAAATTATGTTATTTTTGGTTATCTGCCATTTAAAATGCACCTGGAAGATGAAAGTATAGAATAATCCCCAATTTCCATCACCTTCGAGGAATCCTTTCAGAAAACAATGCCTCCCTAAATTTGATCTTCCCACCCATTGATTCTCCATTAAACATACTTTACTATCTCCTAAAAATATATCTTATTTCTCATGTGGTGGCATGGCTAGTCCTAGATCCAAATGAAccttattgtgtttgtatatttcagtgaTCAGTGTCAGGACAAAGACATCACATTGAAGACGGCAATAACAAAGATCATGAAATGTGACACTGACAAAGAGAATCTCACAGACCCGGAGgtgctcccaccagcagactgtgtcatcagtgcatGGATGTTGGATATCATCAGCAAAGACCAAGATGATTATATAAAGAATTTCAGGAAATTCATGAAGCTACTAAAACCTGAAGGATACCTGATATTGTTTGGGTCCATAAATGCAACTTATGCGATGGTTGGGCAGGACAAGGTACATGTGTTCAAATATGATGAGAACTTTGCAAGAAAAGTTCTCACTGATGAAGGGTTTGTTATTGACCACTGTGTAGTCCAGAAAAGAACAGCAGATAGTGACCTTACTGACTATAAGGCATTTATATTTATCACAGCTCACAGAGAGTAATtagggcctgattttgagtcacaTGCTTTGTCGAACGTATTGGAAATGTTTTGCGTGTTCCCAATAGACTCTGGCTTTTTTCCATAGTCTACTGCACATATGCACATAGAATCAGTGTGATTTGCCaatggatgggatgccagctgtcagtatactgacagcggcatcccatccatcacaattgtgacatccccCCATTAAGGTCCCTATCCCTCACctcttccctaccctaacccttccttgggagtgcctaaccctaaccctccccagtggtgcctaaccctaaccctcccttccctgctgcctaaccctccctgcatgatgcctaaccctaatctccccctctaagtgcctaaacctaaccctgcctccACGgtccctatccctaaccttcccgtccctgctcactaaccctaacccctcttctcATGCCTAAAGCTAACCTCCCCCTTTCCTGTGCGGTAGATCGTCAGCTCTTCCCGCTGTGAGGATGATCAggattctgtctgtctgtatgtatgtagacGCCAGCATTGCGTCCTcctttgggatcccggcattggtatattgaccgccgggatcccctcgGTCGGGAAGGTATCTGCTTCCCATGCAGGTCTCTGAAAACTTGGCACCTGCGCCTTGTTCCTTGGAACAtctttactgtgcatgcacaaatcgcAATAAAAATGGACATGGTAGACATTTTCCCAGTTATTTCTGTAGCTCTGCAGCCAGCGCCGTGCTGACGGAgctgtaagtataattatatagtcGCAGGGTGTGTGCACCACACCCCCTGCACATACCATAGATACACCAGATGGTGCTCCTGAGCAGTAACTGGGTGATGACAGGGAGGTGGCTATTTAGATACACaaagatggtccatcttatgggagTGTTAGAAGGGTTTCTGGAGTGTCGTTGAAGGGGGTTGCatacacagggggttattcagagatgaacacagattgcTGCATATGCAACAAGATCTGCCTTCAtctctgcacatggggggtaattctgactgagttgatcgcagcagcaagaaagttagcaattgggcaaaaccatggccctcattccgagttgatcggtcgcaatgcgaatgtagcagagttacacacgctaagccgccgcctactgggagtgtatcttagcttcttaaaagtgcgaccgaagtaatcgcaatattgcgatcacaaacctcgtagcagttttaaagtagcttcagacttactctgcctgtgcgatcagttcagtgcttgtcgttcctggttgacgtcacaaacacacccagcgttcgcccaggcactcccaccgtttctccggccactcctgcgttttttccggaaacggtagcgttttcagccacacgcccctgaaacgccgtgtttccgcccagtaacacccatttcctgtcaatcacattacgatcgccggagcgatgaaaaagccgtgagtaaaattactttctacatagcaaagttacttggcgcagtcgcagtgcgaacattgcgcatgcgtactaagcggattttcattgcgatgcgatgaaaaataccgagcgaacaactcggaatgagggcccatggccctcattccgagttgatcggtcgcaatgcgaatgtagcagagttacacacgctaagccgccgcctactgggagtgtatcttagcttcttaaaagtgcgaccgaagtaatcgcaatattgcgatcacaaacctcgtagcagttttggagtagcttcagacttactctgcctgtgcgatcagttcagtgcttgtcgttcctggttgacgtcacaaacacacccagcgttcgcccaggcactcccaccgtttctccggccactcctgcgttttttccggaaacggtagcgttttcagccacacgcccctgaaacgccgtgtttccgcccagtaacacccatttcctgtcaatcacattacgatcgccggagcgatgaaaaagccgtgagtaaaattactttctacatagcaaagttacttggcgcagtcgcagtgcgaacattgcgcatgcgtactaagcggattttcattgcgatgcgatgaaaaataccgagcgaacaactcggaatgagggcccatgtgcactgcaggtgtggcagatataacatttgcagagagagttagatttgggtgggttattttatttctgtgcagggtaaatactgactgctttatttttacactgcaaattagattgcagattgaacacaccacacccaaatctaactctctctgcacatgttatatctgccccccctgcagtgcacatggttttgcccaactgctactaaaattcctgctgcgatcaacttggaattatccctacggggcctaattttgagttgatcgcagcagcaaaattgttagcaattgggcaaaaccatgtgcactgcagggggggcagatataacatttgcagagagagttagatttgggtgggttattttgtttctgtgcagggtaaatactggctgctttatttttacactgcaatttagattgcagattgaacacaccacacccaaatctaactctctctgcacatgttatatctgccccccctgcagtgcacatggttttgcccaactgctaaaaaatttcctgctgcgatcaacttggaattaccccccagatgCAGTCCGTCCTGTATGTGTGAGGCCACCTCCCTATGCATCCATGGTAAGACTGCAGATGCATTGGAACTATGGTTGACCCCCGGCAGCGCagtctggctgcgctgtcaggtgacTAGCTGGAATTTTTTTATTGGagcggttgcgtgtgacatcatgcaaccaCCCCTAAAATGCTGCTGACCCGCACCCATTTTTCCGGCGCTGCCCCCTGAATGCCGTAACTCCGCCGCTGCAATGCCCACCACTGTTAATCACATTGCTGTTGCATACATCGGGAATGTGACCGCAATGTTTGTGTCCGTGCAGCCGCTGTACGGCAGCTAGGCATGCACAGATTTCCGACATCAGCAAGCTGCACTGCGCGCCACtgatgcggctgggtctgaatgaccaccaCAGATAATTAGGTCACACTCAGACAGACAGAaactctgcacctagcatggggctggggcATGTTTTATGGCGCGACTGATGGTGGCATGTTAAGACTCactggggtgaatttactaagatgggagttctatttaagatgggatgttgcccatagcaactattcagattccaggtattatctactAGAAGGGGCTAGATCAGAGGTTTCCAAACGCAGTCCCCAAGGcaacccaacggtccaggttttaaatgtatccatgcttggccacaggtgacttaattagcaccttagtcaatttgatttaaccacctgtgctgagccatggatatacctaaatcctggactattggggtgccctgaggaccgcgtttgggaacctctatgctagtgtcgaagtcagaaaaatgtctcaatgcacactgccatatttgcaccgcacactggtccgtgctgcgcatgcgtacgctctcccgtggaagcgcatacccgcaatagcgtgcactcgcacgcgcagtatgcgcatttacggtagagtttatgtgatcgtagcgtgcgactcattcgttacaaaagttcacaattaatgtcgtttatagatcatgttcccctcaatagtttctgtaagtatggtttagatagaatgtccctgagcggaggaatccctctttgtattgtacgaagggtctaacaggagtcatacagcagtatttggtacccatcggaagagtatttaattagcaatattccggtgttggtttggagcgtattaatcgctcgtgcgaatagttatgaacataagaagtttatgtccatttctattatttacccatactcaggtatgcggcgggaaacccagtttcccacccacctgagccgtttaaactcagcacagcccacctgtatgaatcaacctatgacctttggttacagtacagggccgaattcctgtgtccaataaactgaaggattgtaggaccaggagattgcattgtgtgtggggcataaataggcaggccgaccacatccagctctcactctctcatcaacggttatctgctgataatcgggagctggatatcgaggcgcaggcgatcataccctttgtgcgtaagttctctccgtaatcattgtctttctgtgagccaattcctctctctccctctgtgtctatttctctctctctattttctcttttctctcgtaactcccctagactaaactttatagtattgtattgtattgtgttaggccaggatagtattgtagtttatccctt contains these protein-coding regions:
- the LOC134965641 gene encoding nicotinamide N-methyltransferase-like, giving the protein MDSSSHKFYPEHGFDSREHLETFFSNNQEMVFKDDTMKFPMEYLHRVFSEGHIKGDLLIDISAGSFIHNLYTPSGYFKQILVLKCSEQCIMEVNKWINTHTGAFDWSHVMAYIKCLEGNSDQCQDKDITLKTAITKIMKCDTDKENLTDPEVLPPADCVISAWMLDIISKDQDDYIKNFRKFMKLLKPEGYLILFGSINATYAMVGQDKVHVFKYDENFARKVLTDEGFVIDHCVVQKRTADSDLTDYKAFIFITAHRE